Genomic segment of Thermoanaerobacterales bacterium:
AGGCCCTGCGCGCGGGCACCGTTTCCCTCGACGCGCTGGACCTGTCGCGTATCCGGCACCTGCGCTACGAGAGCTTCCGCCTGCCGGTCGAGGACGTCGTGGCCGTGCGCCAGGCCCTGGCGCGGTTGAGCGACCTGCAGCGGCGGGCGGTCTACCTGGTCTTCTACCGCGACCTGACCCAGGCTCAGGCGGCGGCCGCGCTGGGCGTCAGCCAGCGCCGCGTCTCCCGCCTGGTACGGCGGGGCCTGGCCCACATGGCCGTAAACCTGGCCTGACGGGAGGAATGCCCGATGGCGCCTTTGCGCACCTGTAACGCCCATCCCGGCTGGGGTCAACGGGGTTTTACCCTGGTCGAAGTACTCGTCGCGCTTATGATCCTAACCGTTCTTACGTTGGCCTTTATACCGCTTTTTGTCTACATCAGCGAAGGTTCGCAGGCCAACCGAGCGCGCCTCGTCGCCACCAAGCTGGCGGCCGGCGTCATCGAGGAAATAAGAGCCTTAGATTATGAGCAGGTAGGCACGGTTGGGGGCAATCCCGAGGGCAGTATACCCCAGTTGCAAACGAAGCAGATAGAGGGGATCAATTACACGATAGAAACCCGTATCTGGTGGGTTCAGGGGTCTGACTCCAATGTCACCGCCTACAAGAAGGTGCAGGTGACCGTTAAAGCGCCCGATGCCCTTACCGGCGAGGTGGTTGATACTGCGGTGCTGGGTTCACTGGTCGCCCGGGAGGGCGAGAAGACTATCGTCCAAGCTGGCGAGATCAAGGCGGAGGTACGCTGGCGCGATAGTTTGAAAGAAAACGTCAAGATTGACGTCACGTGCACGGAGACACAGACCGGATGGACCGACGAAGAGGGCAGTGTTATTTTCGGCGAGCTGCCCGCCGGCACTTACAGTGTTGCCGCCAGTTATTCTGAAATGATGGTTAAGCCGGTCGGTGTAACGGGTCAGATCTGGAAAACAGTACGAGACAATATGCTGGTCGAGAACTGGAAAACCACGCCGGTGTATTTTGATGTCGAGTGGCCGGTGCAACTGGCCTTGACTTTGCGAGACGCCGATGGAAATCCCGTTTCCCCCGAATGCCTGACGGCGACCCTTAAGCCAGAGGGCGAAGAGTTTGCACTGTCATGCAGCCTGGCAACACTTGCCGAGCTGGATCTCTGGCCGGGCTGGACCTACGACCTTGAAATCAAGGATTTAACGGGCGATAAGTATATTCGATCCCAAAACCCGTCGGAGTGGGACGGTAACTTCAGCTTACCCAGTTCACCGACAACAGTACGAAAAACATTGACGGTCAAGGTTGGTATGCCTGTGGCTGATCCGACACCGGGGATTGTTCCTGAGGGTGCGGCGATTGCACTGACTGCGTTACCGGCCGATGCAGCTATCCATTATTCGGTTGATGGTACCGACCCGACCACCGAAAGCACATTGTACGATCCCGACAATAAGCCCGTCATTCCTTCAGGCGGCCTGACCATAAAAGCTATCGCGGTGAAAGACGGGATGCTGAGCAGCGACGTGGTGGTTTTTCAATATTCAACCCCTGCCCCTTGATGAGGCCTGCGCGTGCAACCGGTCCTGCGGGTAAGCAGGAGAAGGGGGTGACTCTTTTGTCCGGCAAAAGGAAGACACTCTGGCACGACCAGCGGGGCTTTACCGTCGCTGAACTGTTGATCGTTCTTGCTTTGCTGGGTGTCGTTCTGGCGATTGCATATGACCTCTTCTTTTATGCACAAACCAGTTTTAACCGTAGTCTGGCCGAGGGACGCGTTATTCAGGACACACGTCTCGCGTTAATGACCCTTGAAAACGAAATCGTACAGGCAAGGAAAGCAACCGAGGAGTTTGAGGCGGTGAGGCGGGTTTCTGAAACACAGTTGGACGTTTACTGCGACGTAACCGGTGATGCCAAACCCGAACTCATCCGTTATCAGTTGAACGGAAATACATTAACACGTAGCGTCGCTTCACCGACAGGCGACCATTACCCGTACACCTACGGGACTCCGGCTAACACGACGACGGTGCTGAGCCGGGTCAACAATGCCGATGTTTTTCAAAGTGTTGCGCTGATTGACGACCAGGATCCCGACAACCACCGGGTGCGAGTTGCAATCAGGTTGCTGGTGGACGACTCTGTAAGCCCGCTGCAGCAACCTTTGGAAGTCACCGCTACCTATGTTTCACGTAGCCGGGCTGCTGCCGACTGACCGGCTTATTATGTCGAAAGCCGAAGGGAGGCCGGTATAATGAAGGGCATATTGCGTAGCGAAGCCGGCATCGCTCTGCCGATTGTGATGGCCCTGGTTGTTATTATAAGCCTGCTTGGTTTCACGGCGGCCTTCGTTGTCGAAAGCCAGTCGGTTATGGGGCAGCGCTTCGCCGGCGGTGAGGATGCCCTCTATTATGCCGAAGCTGGGTATAACAAGTATCTCTGGCACCTTAACGAGGACTCCAGGTTTTACGAGACAGCGGAAAGCGATGCATTGTTAAACGTGGACACACCGTTTCAAGACGGTTTCTACCGCCTGCAGATTCAAAAACCCACTACGGACGAGCCCGTCGTGACGATTACATCAACCGGTTGGCCGGCCAATGATCCGACCAATCGCCGGACCATTGAGGTTAAAGTGCATAAACGGCAGTTTGTACAACAGGTCTACTTGAGCAACAACGACGGTAGTGAC
This window contains:
- a CDS encoding chitobiase/beta-hexosaminidase C-terminal domain-containing protein — its product is MAPLRTCNAHPGWGQRGFTLVEVLVALMILTVLTLAFIPLFVYISEGSQANRARLVATKLAAGVIEEIRALDYEQVGTVGGNPEGSIPQLQTKQIEGINYTIETRIWWVQGSDSNVTAYKKVQVTVKAPDALTGEVVDTAVLGSLVAREGEKTIVQAGEIKAEVRWRDSLKENVKIDVTCTETQTGWTDEEGSVIFGELPAGTYSVAASYSEMMVKPVGVTGQIWKTVRDNMLVENWKTTPVYFDVEWPVQLALTLRDADGNPVSPECLTATLKPEGEEFALSCSLATLAELDLWPGWTYDLEIKDLTGDKYIRSQNPSEWDGNFSLPSSPTTVRKTLTVKVGMPVADPTPGIVPEGAAIALTALPADAAIHYSVDGTDPTTESTLYDPDNKPVIPSGGLTIKAIAVKDGMLSSDVVVFQYSTPAP
- a CDS encoding prepilin-type N-terminal cleavage/methylation domain-containing protein, which produces MSGKRKTLWHDQRGFTVAELLIVLALLGVVLAIAYDLFFYAQTSFNRSLAEGRVIQDTRLALMTLENEIVQARKATEEFEAVRRVSETQLDVYCDVTGDAKPELIRYQLNGNTLTRSVASPTGDHYPYTYGTPANTTTVLSRVNNADVFQSVALIDDQDPDNHRVRVAIRLLVDDSVSPLQQPLEVTATYVSRSRAAAD